From a single Macrobrachium rosenbergii isolate ZJJX-2024 chromosome 7, ASM4041242v1, whole genome shotgun sequence genomic region:
- the LOC136840372 gene encoding uncharacterized protein isoform X3, which yields MNWEEELTGSVRHHLSGLCEEKVQQVVTHLIEVTGVESMEDTSLVTEADLTEILKPLQSRKLIAGWKPKGSEGVSTSPLTQPPQRVPMLVLDDIPGPVQSEWAYDFTIPWENAPPELRRALKSEVPPTPSLRRRLVQIVVEAATKKNSTKISKRQMSVISKK from the exons ATGAACTGGGAGGAAGAACTGACAGGGAGTGTTCGCCATCATCTCTCAGGCCTCTGTGAAGAAAAG GTTCAACAAGTTGTGACCCATTTAATAGAAGTAACTGGTGTGGAGAGTATGGAAGACACCAGTCTTGTGACAGAAGCTGACCtaacagagattttaaaacctcTCCAGTCAAGAAAACTTATAGCAGGGTGGAAGCCCAAGGGATCTG AAGGAGTTTCTACCTCACCACTAACGCAGCCACCTCAGAGAGTACCCATGCTGGTACTGGATGATATTCCAGGCCCAGTACAGTCAGAGTGGGCGTATGACTTCACCATACCATGGGAAAATGCACCACCAGAGCTGCGCAGAGCTTTGAAGAGTGAGGTGCCACCAACTCCTTCATTAAGGAGACGATTGGTGCAAATAGTGGTTGAAGccgccacaaaaaaaaactcaacgaAGATAAGTAAGAGACAAATGTCGGTGATTAGCAAAAAATAA
- the LOC136840372 gene encoding uncharacterized protein isoform X1, whose protein sequence is MELHFRNLLGIPMKETLQKMISLRGPKFLKFFEEKYLSNKKIADALAELNTVRSVVDNDRPILATVMYVLCHIFGEDPNFLFRHVTVAGEVSSLVLPATPCFIAVGTPVLQANQFMVAVDGRVINSDLTSLVAAMSMVFAAYYIFGIHYPSEASVTLEFMQRCFFKINPEKGTKNTRTKKKVAHTHPRILKFIAEFSAFELME, encoded by the exons ATGGAATTGCACTTCAGAAATTTATTAGGGATTCCAATGAAGGAAACTCTGCAAAAGATGATTAGCCTTAGAGggcctaaatttcttaaattcttcGAAGAAAAATATCTGTCCAATAAGAAAATTGCAGATGCACTTGCTGAATTAAACACTGTGCGCAGTGTAGTCGATAATGATCGGCCCATTTTAGCAACAGTCATGTATGTGCTCTGCCACATTTTCGGAGAGGATCCAAATTTCCTCTTCAGACACGTGACTGTGGCTGGAGAAGTCAGTAGCTTGGTGTTACCAGCAACACCATGCTTCATAGCAGTTG GAACACCGGTGCTCCAGGCTAACCAATTCATGGTTGCAGTTGATGGAAGAGTCATCAACTCCGACTTGACTTCACTCGTTGCTGCAATGTCCATGGTTTTTGCGGCCTACTACATATTTGGTATTCATTACCCATCAGAAGCTTCAGTCACACTGGAATTCATGCAGAG gtgtttcttcaaaataaacccGGAAAAAGGGACAAAAAATACCAGAACGAAGAAAAAAGTGGCACATACCCATCCAAGAATACTAAAGTTCATTGCAGAGTTTTCTGCATTTGAGCTTATGGAATAA
- the LOC136840372 gene encoding uncharacterized protein isoform X2, translating to MNWEEELTGSVRHHLSGLCEEKVQQVVTHLIEVTGVESMEDTSLVTEADLTEILKPLQSRKLIAGWKPKGSGTPVLQANQFMVAVDGRVINSDLTSLVAAMSMVFAAYYIFGIHYPSEASVTLEFMQRCFFKINPEKGTKNTRTKKKVAHTHPRILKFIAEFSAFELME from the exons ATGAACTGGGAGGAAGAACTGACAGGGAGTGTTCGCCATCATCTCTCAGGCCTCTGTGAAGAAAAG GTTCAACAAGTTGTGACCCATTTAATAGAAGTAACTGGTGTGGAGAGTATGGAAGACACCAGTCTTGTGACAGAAGCTGACCtaacagagattttaaaacctcTCCAGTCAAGAAAACTTATAGCAGGGTGGAAGCCCAAGGGATCTG GAACACCGGTGCTCCAGGCTAACCAATTCATGGTTGCAGTTGATGGAAGAGTCATCAACTCCGACTTGACTTCACTCGTTGCTGCAATGTCCATGGTTTTTGCGGCCTACTACATATTTGGTATTCATTACCCATCAGAAGCTTCAGTCACACTGGAATTCATGCAGAG gtgtttcttcaaaataaacccGGAAAAAGGGACAAAAAATACCAGAACGAAGAAAAAAGTGGCACATACCCATCCAAGAATACTAAAGTTCATTGCAGAGTTTTCTGCATTTGAGCTTATGGAATAA